The following DNA comes from Dehalococcoidales bacterium.
TATGTATCCGGCCCTTACTGCGCCAAGATGCTGGCCGCCTTTGGCGCCGAGGTCATCAAGGTAGAGAAGCCCGGAAAGGGAGACGTAGCCCGCCGGATGGGGCCCTTCCCGGGAGACGAACCCCACCCGGAAAGAAGCGGTGCATTCCTTTACCTGAACACCGGTAAGAAGAGCATTACCCTCAACCTGGAGAGTGCCACCGGACTTCAAATATTCAAGGAGCTGGTTGGGACTGCCGACGTGCTGGTGGAGAACTTCCAACCCGGAGTGATGGCCAGTCTTGGCCTGGATTACACAACCCTGGAGAGCATCAATCCCCGGCTGGTTATGACGTCCATCACCGGATTCGGGCAGAGCGGACCGTATCGCGACTACAAAATGTCCTCCATCGTGGGTTATGCCCTAAGCGGACACCAGTACATCAATGGCGAGCCGGACCGGGAGCCTTTGCAGGGCCCGGGGCCGCAGCCCGAGTACCAGGGTGGCCTGCACGGGTTCTTCGGGACGCTGGCTGCCCTTTACTCCCGGGAGGATACCGGTCAGGGACAACAGGTGGATGTCTCCATCATGGAATGCCTGACCGGATTCCACCAGTTCACCATCATCCGTTATACCTACGGCGGCGAGATAAAGTCGCGCACGGGTAACCGTTACGAGAGTAACTACCCGATAACCATCTATCCCTGCAAAGACGGGCACGTAGCCCTGAGCGCCTCCAGCCTGCAGCAGCAGGAGCTCCTCTATGCTTTGGTAGGTATGCCGGAGCTGGGCGAGGACCCCAGGTTCATCAGCCCCCTGGACCGTATCGCCAATGCCGAAGCCTACGACGCCCTGCTGATGCCCTGGTTCCTGGAACGGACCAGGGAGGAGGTCTTTCACACCTGTGAACAGTGGCGCGTGCCCTGCGCACCGGTAACACATCCCGGAGAGTTACTCAGTGACCCCCACTTCCGGGAAAGGGAGTTCTTTGTGGAGGTGGAACATCCGGAGACAGGGACTCTCCCTTACCCCGGAGCCCCGTTCCGGATGTCCGAAACGCCCTGGCAGACCGACCGCGCACCGTTGCTTGGCGAGCACAACGAAGAGATATACTGTCAGCGCCTGGGCTACAGTAGGGAAGACCTGGTTAAGCTGCGGGAACGAGGTTGCATATGATCACACGTGATTTGAGAACGCCGAAGAAAGTGCTCGAAGGAGTGCGTATCCTGGACCTCAGCCGGGTATGGGCCGGCCCCCTGGCTGCCAGGATGCTGGCGGACCTGGGTGCCCAGGTCATACTCATCGAGGCCCCCATCGGTCGCGCCGGTGGTCGTGAAGCCCTGGAGAGAATGCAACAGATGCACAGGGACGGGAGGCATTTCCCCTACTACCCCGACGGCGACCCCGGAGAGCAACCATGGAACCGCATGGGGATGTACAACGACTTCA
Coding sequences within:
- a CDS encoding CoA transferase — protein: MIQQALDGISVLDLGEYVSGPYCAKMLAAFGAEVIKVEKPGKGDVARRMGPFPGDEPHPERSGAFLYLNTGKKSITLNLESATGLQIFKELVGTADVLVENFQPGVMASLGLDYTTLESINPRLVMTSITGFGQSGPYRDYKMSSIVGYALSGHQYINGEPDREPLQGPGPQPEYQGGLHGFFGTLAALYSREDTGQGQQVDVSIMECLTGFHQFTIIRYTYGGEIKSRTGNRYESNYPITIYPCKDGHVALSASSLQQQELLYALVGMPELGEDPRFISPLDRIANAEAYDALLMPWFLERTREEVFHTCEQWRVPCAPVTHPGELLSDPHFREREFFVEVEHPETGTLPYPGAPFRMSETPWQTDRAPLLGEHNEEIYCQRLGYSREDLVKLRERGCI